From the Juglans microcarpa x Juglans regia isolate MS1-56 chromosome 3D, Jm3101_v1.0, whole genome shotgun sequence genome, the window attttttgcTAATATTAATAGCCCTCTCTCAGAGATCGAGGAGCTCTTTTTGCTGAAATTAGAAAGTCGACCAATACTTcaattaatttgtatatatcatgcatggttaatattttaataaattcacACATATAAAAAGGCTGTTTTATTTGTCCGTCAGTGCATGTgtataatttttactttataagtTGCCTTAATTACGTATCAATTAAGCCCAATCTTGGGATAGTCTTTTTGGTAGTAGTCGATCAATATCTCCAAGGGCATTAATTGTACGTACGTAGATAGAGTAAAGATAATCTTAAAGAAAAGAttcaacaaatataaatataaatctatGGATTTAACTGCAGCAGCACCTCCTTGACCACTTTGTCGAGATTTAAGTTTGAAGAGCCATCTATACCAACTGCTTCCTCTGCCATTTTCTTCCACTTCATGGCATGTTTCCTCATCTCCTTACCCTTCTCTCCCTCCATCAACTCTCTCACAAGCTTCTCCACCTCATCTCTTTTCACATTATAATCGATCTCCATGCCAATGCCCCATTCAACGCAAGCGAGCCTACAGTTTGTCTGTTGGTCGGCAAAGAATGGCCAGCAGAGCATAGGCACTTCTGCACACATGCTTTCAATCATTGAGTTCCATCCGCAATGGGTCAAGAATCCTCCGATTGATGGGTGGCTTAGCACATCCTCTTGTGGGCACCAACTTACCACAATACCTCTATCTTTGGCTTCACGTAAAAACTCGTGGGGTACAATCACTGAGTCACCCTTCACCATGTCAGGCCTAATCACCCACAAGAAAGCTTTCTTGCTGTTAGCGAGTCCGCAAGCAAACTCGACCATTTGTGGTTGGGTTAGGACTGTGATGCTGCCGAAATTCACGTAAATAAccgagttgggttccttggaaTTGAGCCATTCGAGACAATCAACTTCATTTTTCCAAAGATTGGAATCGATATTATTCAACTTTGAATTGTTTTGTGAAATCTGACTGAGAAGCAAATGAAGAGGGCCAATGGCGTAAACAGGAGGAAACAAGGAGGAAAGAGCATCCAATCCTTCATGCTCCAATGCATCAAAAGTGTTCACAACTATGGCAGAAGCTTTCGAAGCTTTCTCTACCATCTCCAAAATAAAGTTCAGGATGATACCTTTCGGATCTGATGTGAATAGAAAGCTGTGGAGATCCTTGATACGAATATTTTTCATCCCAGGAATCCAATCAATTATAGTCTCCATGTACccgtttggaagatggttctcATCTGCAAGattttcattcaaaaaaattaaaatatagttcattgaagattaatcacgtgtaattaattaaaactttttacgAAATGTAAACATCTCGTCTAGCCTATACATTTCAACCTATGTAAAACATTCGTATAAAGAACGCCTAAGGGCCTAAGTGGAAACATCTTATCTACCAAAAAAtgttacaatattaattttttaatagagaaATGTTATAAAGAaaccttacaccacacacctcaACATAATCAATacgtgatttgtcatttttatcttttttttttaaacatatacatatttaaacattaagatagtagaacaaaaataataaatcacttaTTGATTATGTGAATGTATGGTGTAAGGCTTAATTCCATAtagaacttttattttttctttttaatatagttCACAATGTATTCGTGATGGTAAACAAGAAACCCCCgctaatatttttaagtgagGTTAATATTTCTAGTAACAATTAATAGGACCAAGGAATATATCGTACCTTTGAGTGGTATAGGTAGACCACTTTCGATTAGAGGGCGGGTATGTGCAAAGCCTAAAAAGGCACAGGCACTCGCAGGCCACAACAGAAGGACAGGGATTCCCAGTTCTTCAGCAACGTTATTGGCGAAATGCATGCTCAAATCACTAACTATGCAGCTCACCGGGGGAACATTCGAGGAGACGGTATCATTAAGTTTCGCAAGTAGATTTCGAAAGAGGACCATGAAATTCTTTGTGACAGAGTCACACAGTGATGGGATGTCTTGGGTTGCGTCATCATCGGAGGGAGGCAAACCATCGGGGATGGTTTCAAAGCGAAAGTCTGGCAAGCCGTCCAAGGAACCGGGACCTCTGGCCTTGAGCAAGCGTCTGTGATTGAACTCAGTGTGGATAAAAGTTATGTGGAGGCCTCTGTGGTGAAGGACTTTTGCTAGTTTGAGCATCGGATTAACATGGCCTTGAGCTGGGTATGGAATGCAAACAGCATGAGGCTTCTCCTCCACAgaactcatctctctctctctctctctctctctcaataggCAGAACAAGATATTAatgtatatttataatatttgagaTACTATCGGTATCCAAACGTAGTAGTATAATCGTGTACGCGATCGCTCGATTCGCTCCTAACCCGCCTCTCCCTTACATGTGCGCAATCTTCACCATCATGATTTTATTGCATATAGAAAAACCTTGCCTACCGGCCTGATCAACTATCAAGCATGGGGACCAATGTTTTCTAGACTTGTAATTTACTCGACAAATTAATGAAGCTCTACctcttttttccttatttttttgcTACTATTAATGGCCCTCTCTAATTAGAGATCGAGGAGCTCTTCTTGCTGAAATTAGAAAGTCCACCAGTAGTACTTCAATTAATTTGtagaaaaaatctactcaacCCCCGGTTCACTAacacacaccacacacacacacgtggCATGTACCCTTCCACCGGTTCTTCCACTCGATCCTCTCCCTCGCCCAGACCACTTTCTCCCTCAACCCTTCTTCTTCTCAGACCTTCTCTGCAAAATGGGGACACTCCCCCGCCCAGGCCTCTCTTCTCCCTTAACCCTTCTTCTTCTCAGACCTTCTCTGCAAAATGGGGACAC encodes:
- the LOC121255402 gene encoding 7-deoxyloganetin glucosyltransferase-like, giving the protein MSSVEEKPHAVCIPYPAQGHVNPMLKLAKVLHHRGLHITFIHTEFNHRRLLKARGPGSLDGLPDFRFETIPDGLPPSDDDATQDIPSLCDSVTKNFMVLFRNLLAKLNDTVSSNVPPVSCIVSDLSMHFANNVAEELGIPVLLLWPASACAFLGFAHTRPLIESGLPIPLKDENHLPNGYMETIIDWIPGMKNIRIKDLHSFLFTSDPKGIILNFILEMVEKASKASAIVVNTFDALEHEGLDALSSLFPPVYAIGPLHLLLSQISQNNSKLNNIDSNLWKNEVDCLEWLNSKEPNSVIYVNFGSITVLTQPQMVEFACGLANSKKAFLWVIRPDMVKGDSVIVPHEFLREAKDRGIVVSWCPQEDVLSHPSIGGFLTHCGWNSMIESMCAEVPMLCWPFFADQQTNCRLACVEWGIGMEIDYNVKRDEVEKLVRELMEGEKGKEMRKHAMKWKKMAEEAVGIDGSSNLNLDKVVKEVLLQLNP